The nucleotide window TGAAAAAGAGCTAGTTCtacttgcagattatttcactgataatatgggggaaaatgtcttaaattaaataatctacaaaagattattgacataaaacaagctcctataccTTGCTGAAATATATAGATATTTGGAcaagaaatacttggtaagattttgtgtagTAAACGCTGAATCAGGAAGCAAAGGTCCGACAAGGGTATAAAAACAGGTTTGCATGTTAAGCTACTGAGGAatgaatagtttattttttgtaacacTGCAGATAAAAAACAAGTGATGTTAATGAACataaagacagaagagaagaagTGAGTCCTGAGTGTCTCTCAGCTCTCTGCTGGTGGCGGAGCCGCCCTGCGAACCGCCTTGATCAGAGCCTGCTGGATGACAGGATACACCTTATAACATCCCTCGATGCAGGTCCGAATCCCTGCCGTCAGCGTCTCCTCCGCCATCTCACCGTCCGACTGCAGCCCAGACACCTGGTTCAGACTGGGCAGGAACGCCACCGTCAGCCTGCCCTGCTTCTCCCCGCTGCCCGACCTGCAGCTGTTCTCTTCCGGGTACGTCGGATCGACCACGAAGGAGCCGCCATCCTGGCGCAGGGAGCAGCCCAGTACCAGGTCGTACATCTCAATCCCGGCGTCCGCCAATGCCATGGAGGCGCAGGTGACGGCGTGGGCCAGAATCGAGCCGCTGTTCTCCAGAACCATGACGTTGACCTCGATCTGAGAGCGCGGATACTTATGGAGGCAGACGGCCGGCTGCAGGCTCTCCTGGAGCATCAGGGAAAAGTCCTTGTCCTGGCTGCCCTGGATCCAGGAACCGCGCTCCGGGCAGGAAAACGGAGCAAAGCGCATGTCGGTGGTCAGTctgagacacagaaacacaaacacacacacacacacacagagagtgACTCAAAACACACCAGAACTGTTTTTAGACTGGAGTCAGAAAACAAACCACAGGGCTGGGTGATAcagcttgaaaataaaatctttttttttttctatactcaattcaatttagattttttaaagttttttttctaaaaaaatgaaattacaagcaacagaaaatattttctaaaagagttttttttatttatttcaatccTGTTTTCTGTGGGttagacagaaaataaacatgattaataAACAGTCCTTACCGTCCAGATTTCATGTCAGTCTCATCTCTCCGCTCCGTCTCCCGCGGTCCGTAAACGCAACACAGCACCTTGGTGTTTCCAGCCTCGATGTAAGCGGAACCTTTAGCTTGACTCACCAGGCCGCAGCGGACAAACACCGGCCGCACGTCAACTTGATCCCGCTGGCGACCGTCCGCTCTGGGTCCGTGAGAAGGGAGAGCCTTGGCGGGTCGGGACCAGAACAGGAGCGGACTCTGAGACGCCTCAGGCCCTCGAACTCGCTTCGTATCGGTCGGCATGACGAGCTGAAGTAAAACGCTAGACAAAACGGTCCCCGGTGAACCACAGCTAGTGGAGAAACGTTCCGGGGGCCTGTTGACCaatattgtctttttaaatgtttatgccagtgatgtccaaactttttgccatTAGGGCAAAAATGTTAAGTTGAGAGAACAGgagagagacttttttttttattaaaattgaaattatttaccTTTATCTCTGCGATAATGTACTAAattgacaatattttaaaaaaggaaaatagtaAATTTTTTCAAGAAACAGTTGCTGTATTAAATgacaactaaatattttcaaaacattttggggGGTTATATTGTccttggttttctttttttcccatataTTTTTGACAAGCGTTGCCCATCGCTTGCTGGGCCTAGATAAATGTTTAAGAAGATTTTGCTTGtaaaaatttcaaattaatcGCAAATCCACTACGTTCTTAAATGGGCCCAAACCAAATTATCCCCGGGAAACACTTTGGTCTTCCCTGGTTTATGTTTATTCTGTGACTGGTAttgttaagattttattttctaccagTATGTTATATCCAAATATGCATGAAACACTGCTGaatgttaaaaatatgtttatttaatgtcaaTTTATCTATTTGCATTTGCATTACTGAAGTATTTATATCTCAGGACTTTTTTTTACACGTttatcatgttacaaccacaaacattaatgtattttttaacatttatatgaCAGGACAACACATCAATTTTACTCAGTTTTAAAGCAGCTTctgaacatttgttttccagttaAAGGATCTAAAAcgtattacagaaaaaaaaaatgctgtgagATCTGAATGAAAAgatcagcaaaagaaaatgggCACGGGGATGATTAGcaaggaagaaaatattttttttaaaaaaccctaTCAACTATAATACAcgtgtaaataaaataattaaatcaaaactatgagttaaaaaattgtgtttagaaaataaagtaagctataaataaataaatcaaagctgaTTCAGGAGTAAGGTGCCGACGTTGACACCTGCGTCTCCTCCATTGCATCAGCCGTGCCGCTGAAGTTTGTACCACTGATGTGGCGGGGTTGGCTAAAACGGACAGCGGCATTGTCCAATGGGAATCATGTACTGCTGACGTAGCGCTACCCTCAGACCAATCAGCGGTCTTCATGGGCGTATTCGTTGGATTCAGGCTTCCCTTTTGGCCGAGCAGCGTGGATCAAGGCGGTGATTCTGGGAGCAGAAACCGATTCATTCTGTGATAACAGCGACTTCTGTGAGTATTATCACGAACCTCTGTGTAAATACACGGCAATAACCAGTTTGTCTGCACAGGTTACCTGTGATACATGTGCTCCGAATTATTGAATTTAGCCTGGAAAAATAGTTAGCCCTTCAAGGCTAACTAACATGTTAGCTTGCTAACGTCAGGTCAGCTTGTTTCTCTTCGGCTaagagtgaaaaaacaaacagttaaaCCAGTTTAGTGACATTTTTTCTATTCATGTTGTCGTGTAAATACAGTTTATGTGTTCTATTATTAGTTTATATTTCTGTCCAGAGAATTAAAACACTTTACTGTCttgaaaatatcacaaataaGCTTAGAAAGCAGATTTGATAAACCAATCACCCCCATTTATTActtcagcagctctgcagcatgtttgtttattcaaaGCCAGAAAGAAATTAGATACTGTACAATTTCAGGTGATTTCTTTACACttcataagacaaaactaaatgtaCTAAAATACGGAAATGATATAATTTGGAAATTAGTGGGATGAAGAAAAACGTATTTTCTCCCAACATTCCGATTCCTTTGTAAGTTGTATCGCTGCTTCCATTTACAGCTTGGTATGATCATAAAATCCTACTTTATGTAAACCTCACAACATGTTTTTGCAGTACAAAGAGGTGCGgcaaacttttataaaactaatggacaatataataaatgtaatatCATAGGAAGTATTTAGCCCTGTTGATAATTGAGACACTATTTGGCTGATTCTGAGTGATTATTCCCAAGAATCTATTATCTGACACAGTATCTACACCAAcagcatttatatttattagcaGGTCAAATCCCCGATGTGCTCCGTCAAGCTACATCCTGCAGTAAACCACAGTGGGGTTGATATTTCCATCCCATCATAAACAGACCCTGTAGTCAGGACAGGGACAGCAGGCTGTTTTCCACCCGACCCGTTTGGGCCCCGCAGAGCAGATGAGACTTCCTGTGAGGGTTCCTGGTTTTCCACAGATTGTCTGCTGGATTATTCATCTCTGCACCGTTTTAACGCCACACAGCGTGATTTATGCTGAAGCTACACTTGGATAGCCACAATTCTTTTTATTCACTGTGGaaaaagccaaaacatttgatatatgagttaatttttttatctaattggataaaaataaaacataaatcatcttgttttactttagtttctgatgcattttgcaaaaaccttatattaaatactttttaattcaCAACTGTGCTGTGTGAAAATGTAGTGAATTTAAAGGTGTGGTTTGTACGCTGCTGAATGAAGGGTGCAGCTAATTGCATTGTTAAAACTCGGCTGTCGACgccaaaaggaaaaagataattttttattctACATTCTCCTGATTGTTGTTTGGAAAATAAGTTCTGTGAAAAGGCCACAACTGTTTTTTATGTCCCTGACATGGAAGAACATGAAGCTGCCTTAAAATCCTCGTCTGAGATTCCTTCTTGAAAGGGACagatttatgcaaaattcacattttacacattttacatttgggTCTTTACTGGCTCTGTAAACAAtttaagcacttaaaaaaacccagacattttttggcaataatttatttttttttggtgccaTTTCAAAGATCTCCTGATTGTTGAGTCACATTTGATGTGCACTGtgccattacctagcaaccctagtcAAGCctagcccgttacctagcaacccaagctgagctccagcatgtttggacagctggttttactgctactggaaaaaacaagtgttttgttgtggacttaccatccagaaacctctTGCTGCATTCTTATTGGTTTTGCAGGAGGCTCTATTAATG belongs to Gambusia affinis linkage group LG08, SWU_Gaff_1.0, whole genome shotgun sequence and includes:
- the exosc6 gene encoding exosome complex component MTR3, which encodes MPTDTKRVRGPEASQSPLLFWSRPAKALPSHGPRADGRQRDQVDVRPVFVRCGLVSQAKGSAYIEAGNTKVLCCVYGPRETERRDETDMKSGRLTTDMRFAPFSCPERGSWIQGSQDKDFSLMLQESLQPAVCLHKYPRSQIEVNVMVLENSGSILAHAVTCASMALADAGIEMYDLVLGCSLRQDGGSFVVDPTYPEENSCRSGSGEKQGRLTVAFLPSLNQVSGLQSDGEMAEETLTAGIRTCIEGCYKVYPVIQQALIKAVRRAAPPPAES